From a region of the Lactuca sativa cultivar Salinas chromosome 4, Lsat_Salinas_v11, whole genome shotgun sequence genome:
- the LOC128125869 gene encoding uncharacterized protein LOC128125869 — translation MVSKAKKSKGSPANRNLRRRKKTPVTTATKTASIVVASINKSFYTCHRRLIKLFSKLVRIATPKSKSSVKKGYKVLKKFPNSTDNQIATVRRSLFQESTSALPPPNSPDQKTVFLDLDETLIHSTPATGVSPPGTYDFLVRPLLDGERVDFYVLKRPFVDEFLQFLSTNNYEIVVFTAGIEEYASLVLNKLDCRGLISHRLYRNSCKEFEGRFVKDLSDLGRDLKKAVIVDDNPNSYSFQPENAIPIRPFTDDLGDDELKKLMNRFFTNCNKFEDLRDAVKDYLGDGIQNSKSEISFFENSKNLNLQTLIEV, via the coding sequence ATGGTGTCCAAAGCTAAGAAGTCAAAAGGATCTCCGGCCAACCGTAACCTCCGCCGCCGCAAGAAGACTCCCGTCACCACCGCCACCAAGACAGCCTCCATAGTAGTTGCCTCCATCAATAAATCCTTCTACACCTGCCACCGCCGCCTCATCAAACTTTTCTCCAAACTCGTTCGTATTGCCACTCCCAAGAGTAAATCCTCCGTCAAAAAAGGCTACAAAGTCCTAAAAAAGTTCCCCAACTCCACCGACAATCAGATCGCCACCGTCCGCCGCTCGCTCTTCCAGGAATCTACCTCCGCCCTCCCACCACCAAACTCCCCTGATCAAAAAACGGTGTTCCTTGACCTtgacgaaaccctaatccattccaCACCTGCCACCGGAGTATCACCTCCGGGAACTTATGATTTCTTAGTGAGGCCATTGCTGGATGGAGAAAGAGTTGATTTCTATGTGCTGAAACGCCCATTTGTTGATGAATTTCTGCAGTTCTTGAGCACAAATAACTACGAAATTGTGGTTTTCACAGCTGGAATCGAGGAATATGCTTCGTTAGTTTTGAATAAATTGGATTGCAGGGGTTTGATTTCACACAGATTGTATCGGAATTCATGTAAGGAATTCGAGGGTAGGTTTGTTAAAGATTTATCAGATCTAGGGCGGGATTTGAAGAAGGCTGTGATTGTTGACGACAACCCTAATTCCTACAGTTTTCAACCCGAAAACGCAATCCCCATTAGACCTTTCACTGATGACCTTGGAGATGATGAATTGAAGAAATTGATGAATAGGTTTTTTACAAACTGCAATAAATTCGAAGATTTGAGGGATGCCGTGAAGGATTATCTTGGCGATGGAATTCAGAATTCAAAATCAGAGATATCGTTTTTTGAAAACAGTAAGAATTTAAACCTTCAAACTCTAATTGAAGTTTGA